In a single window of the Hoyosella subflava DQS3-9A1 genome:
- a CDS encoding solute carrier family 23 protein, translating to MRSRYLLKREYGQEQPYWRLGMFKIRLPFIHYPLELAEAVQAAIMFVVGMATIPLLQTYLGMSFEVALTVTILFMATLLLPALLGAPLAPGFITPAVPLVVVYLSAYEPGTEAIKAMVALHIVVAIIFLVLGVTKVASKLISSIPVSVKGGILLGAGIAALMGEIGEGGRFLATPLSIGVGALVIAFTLFSASFRLLCNRSKLGVMIANYGLVPGLLLAIGVGWAVGEYPLPQIEWGITSLAINELWQLLPFTIGWPTLEMFLTAIPVAIISYVIAYGDIVVGDSVIARADKARPDEVIEVDNDRLHVITGIRNALHALFIPQPGQGGPIFTALTASIATRYEFGRRAMESVYSGVGTFYLIAFFALFAMPLVTLFQPVLPIALSLTLLVTGYLCMVVGMQQVSNTEQYAVAGVTGVVLATQGAAWGIVAGIVLHILVERTSLLRRNNPPPDDAEPPEHQNAREAHT from the coding sequence ATGCGATCGCGCTACCTCCTGAAACGAGAATATGGCCAGGAGCAGCCGTACTGGCGCCTGGGTATGTTCAAGATCCGTTTGCCCTTCATCCACTATCCGCTTGAACTCGCGGAGGCCGTGCAGGCCGCGATCATGTTCGTGGTGGGCATGGCAACGATCCCTCTGCTTCAGACCTATCTCGGCATGTCGTTCGAGGTCGCGCTCACAGTCACGATCCTCTTCATGGCGACTCTGTTGCTGCCTGCACTGCTTGGTGCTCCGCTGGCTCCTGGCTTCATCACACCCGCCGTTCCACTTGTGGTGGTGTATCTCAGCGCTTACGAACCCGGCACTGAGGCGATCAAAGCTATGGTGGCCCTCCACATCGTCGTCGCAATAATCTTCCTCGTTCTCGGCGTCACGAAAGTCGCGAGCAAGCTCATCTCCAGCATCCCGGTCTCCGTCAAAGGCGGCATCCTGCTGGGCGCCGGAATCGCGGCACTGATGGGTGAAATCGGTGAAGGCGGACGCTTCCTGGCCACACCGCTCTCGATCGGCGTCGGCGCGCTCGTCATCGCATTCACCCTGTTCTCCGCCTCGTTCAGGCTGCTCTGCAACCGCAGCAAGCTCGGCGTGATGATCGCCAATTATGGCCTCGTCCCCGGGCTTCTCCTCGCGATCGGGGTGGGCTGGGCCGTCGGCGAATACCCACTGCCACAAATCGAATGGGGAATCACGTCCCTCGCGATCAACGAACTGTGGCAGCTACTGCCCTTCACCATCGGCTGGCCCACACTCGAGATGTTCCTGACCGCGATCCCCGTTGCGATCATCTCCTACGTCATCGCGTACGGAGACATCGTGGTCGGCGACTCAGTCATTGCACGAGCCGACAAAGCCCGGCCGGACGAGGTTATCGAGGTAGACAACGATCGCCTGCACGTCATCACCGGAATCCGGAATGCGCTGCACGCACTCTTCATTCCGCAACCGGGCCAGGGCGGGCCTATCTTCACCGCACTGACAGCGAGCATCGCGACCCGGTACGAGTTCGGTCGACGCGCAATGGAATCCGTGTACAGCGGGGTGGGCACCTTTTACCTCATCGCATTCTTCGCCCTGTTCGCGATGCCACTGGTCACGCTTTTCCAGCCCGTTCTACCGATCGCGCTGTCGCTCACCCTCCTTGTGACCGGCTACCTGTGCATGGTCGTCGGCATGCAGCAAGTGAGCAACACCGAGCAGTACGCCGTCGCGGGCGTCACCGGCGTCGTGCTGGCCACCCAGGGTGCAGCCTGGGGCATCGTCGCAGGCATCGTCCTGCACATTCTGGTGGAGCGGACCTCGTTGCTACGCAGAAACAATCCGCCACCCGATGATGCTGAACCGCCCGAGCATCAGAACGCCAGGGAGGCGCACACATGA
- a CDS encoding long-chain-fatty-acid--CoA ligase, whose protein sequence is MTNVATGFVSTANATPTATAVQSDDQKQTYSELHTAARRVASLLIQRGIKPGDTVAIMLPNVAAFPALYYGILLAGGVAVPMNPLLKNREVAYYLGDSGAKLVFVWHSVAQEAVAGALEAHSSVVEVDESFLGSISALPLAGVIDRADDDTAVILYTSGTTGHPKGAELTHFNLRNNADRFAQDWLKLTADDVVLGCLPLFHTFGQTVSMNCTLFSGATLVLLTRFTGDLALEAIEKEKVTIFAGVPTMYSAMIEAPGSDTADASTLRLCCSGGAALPLDTLTSFEDKFHAVIIEGYGLSETSPVCCFNPPEGRRKIGSVGLPLEGVEMRVITDDGETLPPGELGEICVRGENVMKGYLGRPSATAEAFIDGWFRTGDIGKTDDDGYFYIVDRKKSLIIRGGYNVYPREVEEVLYEHPDIVEAAVIGIPHPTLGEEVGAAITVRQGTTLDPADISAYVKARLAAYKYPRQVWAVDELPKGPTGKILRREVQPPVNAR, encoded by the coding sequence ATGACTAACGTCGCAACCGGGTTCGTCAGCACGGCGAACGCCACACCCACCGCCACTGCGGTGCAGTCTGACGATCAGAAACAGACCTACTCCGAACTTCACACCGCGGCACGTCGCGTCGCGAGCCTCCTGATTCAGCGCGGCATCAAGCCTGGCGACACCGTTGCAATCATGCTTCCCAATGTTGCGGCGTTTCCGGCTCTTTACTACGGAATCCTCCTCGCGGGCGGTGTCGCCGTTCCAATGAACCCACTGCTCAAGAACCGGGAAGTCGCATACTACCTCGGCGATTCCGGCGCGAAACTCGTGTTCGTCTGGCATTCGGTTGCTCAGGAAGCAGTGGCTGGGGCCCTGGAAGCCCACTCCAGCGTCGTGGAGGTCGACGAGTCGTTCTTGGGGAGCATCTCGGCATTGCCACTTGCAGGCGTCATCGACCGCGCCGACGATGACACCGCCGTCATCCTGTATACCTCCGGCACCACCGGGCACCCCAAGGGCGCGGAACTCACGCACTTCAACCTGCGCAACAATGCTGATCGCTTCGCGCAGGACTGGCTGAAGCTGACCGCAGATGACGTCGTCCTGGGGTGCCTGCCGCTGTTCCACACGTTCGGGCAGACCGTGTCGATGAACTGCACGTTGTTCAGCGGCGCGACGCTAGTTCTGCTCACCCGCTTCACCGGCGATCTCGCACTCGAGGCGATCGAGAAGGAGAAAGTCACGATATTCGCGGGCGTTCCCACCATGTACTCGGCGATGATCGAGGCGCCAGGCAGCGACACCGCCGACGCGTCAACCCTGCGGTTGTGCTGTTCAGGCGGCGCGGCCCTGCCTCTCGACACGCTCACGTCATTTGAGGACAAGTTCCACGCGGTGATCATCGAAGGGTACGGACTCTCCGAAACGTCCCCCGTGTGCTGCTTCAACCCGCCGGAGGGAAGGCGGAAAATCGGGTCCGTCGGACTTCCCCTCGAAGGTGTGGAGATGCGCGTCATCACTGACGACGGCGAGACGCTGCCACCCGGCGAACTAGGCGAGATATGCGTCCGCGGTGAGAATGTCATGAAGGGCTACCTCGGCCGCCCCTCAGCCACCGCCGAGGCATTCATCGACGGCTGGTTCCGCACCGGTGACATCGGCAAAACCGACGATGACGGCTACTTCTACATCGTCGACCGCAAGAAGTCGCTCATCATCCGCGGTGGCTACAACGTCTATCCGCGCGAAGTCGAGGAGGTGCTGTACGAGCACCCAGACATCGTCGAGGCGGCAGTGATCGGGATCCCGCATCCAACCCTCGGCGAAGAAGTCGGAGCAGCTATCACGGTACGTCAAGGTACAACCCTCGACCCCGCTGATATCAGCGCATACGTGAAAGCCAGGCTCGCCGCGTACAAGTACCCGCGCCAGGTGTGGGCAGTCGACGAACTTCCCAAAGGACCTACCGGCAAGATCCTGCGCCGCGAGGTCCAGCCACCCGTTAACGCACGCTGA
- a CDS encoding PHA/PHB synthase family protein, translated as MVTISTQRLDDTLAEASAPIDMLLTNAARGQWRRFLPGASTLKLGAAIADRPSVVADEVVGLVRELARVGTGNSEITPNKRDRRFNDAAWLSNPWLRAILQGYLAIDQSARSVIGELELDWRDRERVEFALENILDAVSPSNIPGINPLSLKALIDTGGFSAVRGVRNLLRDFAKAPRVPAMVDTSGFTVGVNIAATDGAVVLSTPSFELIHYHPVTEAVGKLPLLIVPPLINKYYVVDLAPGRSLVEYLISQGQQVFTLSWRNPTAEQRDWGVDEYAKAVIRAFDAVQEIAGTERAHTLSLCSGGALMSMVAAHLSAIGQGDRIASVSLGVNVLDQSQAGLQAALAGKKSAKAAIKYSASKGYLDGGALAEMFAWMRPNDLVWSYWVNNYLQGKDPAPFDVLFWNADTTRMTAALHRDFIELFLDNKLAKAGTATLLGTAIDLSGVKADSYVVAGVADHISPWQASYRSALLLGGDTRFVLSTSGHIACMVNPPSNPKASFRVNPEMRANAEDWLGGSKKVHGSWWPDYAQWLADRNEGNVPAPRELGSEQYPAGVRAPGQYVFES; from the coding sequence ATGGTCACCATCAGCACTCAAAGACTCGACGACACCCTCGCGGAAGCGTCAGCACCCATTGACATGCTGCTGACGAACGCGGCACGCGGACAATGGCGGCGCTTCCTCCCCGGCGCCTCCACGCTGAAGCTCGGCGCAGCGATCGCGGATCGGCCGAGCGTCGTTGCAGACGAAGTAGTCGGCCTGGTCCGCGAACTCGCCCGTGTCGGCACCGGCAATTCAGAGATCACCCCGAACAAACGCGACCGCAGGTTCAATGACGCCGCATGGCTCTCGAACCCGTGGCTCCGTGCCATCTTGCAGGGCTACTTAGCGATCGACCAATCCGCGCGCAGCGTCATCGGGGAACTCGAACTCGACTGGCGTGACCGGGAGCGCGTCGAGTTCGCTCTCGAGAACATACTGGACGCTGTTTCGCCCAGCAACATCCCTGGCATCAACCCACTCTCGCTTAAGGCACTCATCGACACAGGCGGGTTCAGCGCAGTCCGTGGAGTACGAAACTTGTTGCGCGACTTCGCGAAAGCCCCCCGGGTTCCGGCGATGGTTGACACGTCAGGCTTCACAGTCGGTGTCAACATCGCTGCTACAGATGGCGCGGTCGTGCTGAGCACACCCAGCTTTGAGCTGATCCACTACCATCCGGTCACCGAAGCGGTCGGCAAGTTGCCCTTGCTGATCGTTCCACCGCTCATCAACAAGTACTACGTGGTCGACCTTGCGCCGGGCCGCAGCCTCGTCGAATATCTCATCTCGCAAGGACAGCAGGTCTTCACCCTCTCGTGGCGCAACCCAACAGCAGAGCAACGAGACTGGGGGGTCGACGAATACGCGAAAGCAGTGATACGAGCCTTCGACGCCGTCCAAGAGATCGCGGGTACTGAGCGGGCGCACACCCTGAGCCTCTGCTCCGGCGGTGCCCTGATGTCGATGGTGGCCGCGCACCTGTCGGCGATTGGGCAAGGTGACCGTATCGCAAGCGTGAGCCTTGGCGTCAACGTTCTCGACCAGTCGCAGGCCGGTTTGCAGGCAGCGCTTGCGGGCAAGAAGTCCGCGAAGGCCGCCATCAAGTACTCCGCGTCGAAGGGCTACCTCGACGGTGGAGCTCTAGCGGAGATGTTCGCGTGGATGCGGCCCAACGATCTCGTGTGGAGCTATTGGGTCAACAACTACCTTCAGGGCAAAGATCCAGCGCCGTTCGACGTACTGTTCTGGAACGCAGACACCACCCGGATGACCGCTGCTCTGCACCGCGACTTCATCGAACTGTTCCTGGACAACAAGCTCGCCAAGGCTGGCACAGCCACTCTGCTTGGTACGGCAATCGACCTGTCGGGCGTGAAAGCCGACTCGTATGTGGTCGCTGGCGTGGCAGACCACATCAGTCCATGGCAGGCGTCGTACCGCAGCGCGCTCCTACTCGGTGGTGACACCCGCTTCGTACTGTCAACGAGTGGGCACATCGCGTGTATGGTCAATCCGCCCAGCAACCCCAAGGCGTCCTTCCGTGTGAATCCGGAAATGCGCGCGAACGCCGAGGATTGGCTCGGCGGCAGCAAGAAGGTCCACGGCTCCTGGTGGCCGGACTACGCGCAGTGGCTCGCGGACCGCAACGAGGGAAATGTGCCCGCACCGCGCGAACTCGGTTCCGAGCAGTACCCAGCAGGTGTTCGTGCACCCGGCCAGTACGTGTTCGAGTCATGA
- the phaZ gene encoding poly(3-hydroxyalkanoate) depolymerase yields the protein MSAGLSLVRGTWIRVCGYRIRVDVRQGRGDEQDVPLVLCNGIGASLETFDSLVEGLDPERTVISFDVPGAGLSPAPRMPYSFALLAAAVTRMLTQLGHLRFDVLGFSWGGALAQQLAFQFPRRCRRVVLMCTGTGVMMVPAKPQVLWHMATPRRYRDPAYAAQVAPTIYGGAARTDPEGVRAVFGKVETTASRRGYVYQLLAGSLWASLPFLPGIRQPVLILAGDNDPIIPLVNAKAMQRLIPHAQLSVFPGGHIDPLLRSDDIGGRIEQFLTQKDTHDDE from the coding sequence ATGAGCGCAGGACTTAGCCTCGTGCGTGGCACGTGGATTCGCGTGTGCGGCTATCGGATCCGGGTAGACGTCCGGCAGGGACGCGGTGACGAACAAGACGTGCCCTTAGTGCTGTGCAACGGAATCGGCGCGAGCCTCGAAACGTTCGACTCCCTCGTTGAAGGACTCGACCCCGAACGTACCGTCATCAGTTTCGATGTTCCAGGCGCCGGGCTTTCACCGGCACCACGCATGCCGTACAGCTTCGCCCTACTCGCCGCCGCTGTCACCAGAATGCTCACTCAGCTGGGCCATCTCCGCTTTGACGTGCTCGGGTTTTCGTGGGGTGGTGCGTTAGCGCAGCAGCTAGCGTTTCAGTTCCCGCGCCGGTGCCGTCGAGTGGTCCTGATGTGTACAGGGACAGGCGTGATGATGGTGCCAGCAAAGCCCCAGGTGTTGTGGCACATGGCAACGCCACGGCGCTACCGCGATCCCGCATACGCGGCTCAGGTCGCTCCCACCATCTACGGCGGCGCGGCGCGGACCGATCCCGAGGGAGTCAGGGCGGTGTTTGGCAAAGTCGAAACCACCGCAAGCCGGCGCGGCTACGTCTATCAACTCCTCGCGGGGTCATTGTGGGCGAGTCTGCCGTTCCTGCCCGGTATCCGGCAGCCCGTCCTCATCCTCGCGGGCGACAACGATCCGATTATCCCTCTGGTCAACGCGAAGGCAATGCAACGGCTGATTCCCCACGCTCAGCTGTCCGTCTTTCCTGGTGGCCACATCGATCCCCTCCTGCGAAGCGACGACATCGGTGGTCGCATCGAACAATTCCTCACTCAGAAAGACACCCACGATGACGAGTAA
- a CDS encoding acyl-CoA dehydrogenase, producing the protein MTSNPDFDLFQLADEHNELRAAIRSLCEKEIAPYAADVDEHERYPAEALKALTGSGFNAVHVPDEYDGQGADSVAACIVVEEVARVCASSSLIPGVNKLGTMGLILNGSEELKKQVLPAIASGEAMASYALSEREAGSDPASMRTRAKADGEDWILNGSKCWITNGGQSTWYTVMAVTDADKGANGTSAFMVHKDDEGFTVGPTEKKLGIKGSPTAELYFESCRIPGDRIIGEPGTGFKTALETLDHTRPTIGAQAVGIAQGALDAAIDYTKDRKQFGKSVSQFQGVQFMLAEMAMKIEAARLMVYHSAARAERGEKGLAFIASAAKCFASDVAMEVTTDAVQLFGGAGYTRDFPVERMMRDAKITQIYEGTNQIQRVVMARSLLR; encoded by the coding sequence ATGACGAGTAACCCTGACTTCGACCTGTTCCAGCTCGCCGACGAACACAATGAACTCCGCGCCGCGATCCGGTCCCTGTGCGAGAAAGAAATCGCTCCGTACGCAGCGGATGTCGATGAGCACGAGCGCTATCCGGCAGAGGCACTGAAGGCCTTGACTGGATCTGGCTTCAACGCAGTTCATGTTCCGGACGAATACGACGGCCAGGGAGCCGATTCGGTGGCGGCGTGCATTGTCGTCGAGGAAGTGGCTCGCGTTTGCGCCTCTTCATCGTTGATCCCCGGCGTGAACAAACTTGGCACGATGGGGCTGATCCTGAACGGAAGCGAGGAACTGAAGAAGCAGGTTCTGCCGGCCATCGCTTCAGGTGAGGCGATGGCGTCATACGCACTGTCCGAGCGTGAGGCTGGATCTGATCCAGCATCGATGCGCACGCGGGCCAAGGCAGATGGCGAGGACTGGATTCTGAACGGTTCGAAATGCTGGATCACCAACGGTGGCCAGTCGACCTGGTACACGGTCATGGCCGTCACCGACGCGGATAAGGGCGCGAACGGCACTTCTGCGTTTATGGTGCACAAGGATGACGAGGGCTTCACCGTCGGCCCGACGGAGAAGAAGCTCGGCATCAAGGGCTCACCAACTGCGGAACTGTACTTCGAGAGCTGCAGGATTCCTGGCGACCGCATCATCGGGGAACCAGGCACGGGTTTCAAGACCGCTCTGGAAACGCTCGACCACACCCGCCCCACGATCGGCGCACAGGCGGTGGGCATCGCACAGGGTGCCCTGGACGCGGCAATCGACTACACCAAGGACCGCAAACAGTTTGGTAAATCGGTCAGCCAGTTCCAGGGTGTGCAATTTATGCTCGCCGAGATGGCCATGAAAATAGAGGCCGCGCGTTTGATGGTGTATCACTCGGCTGCACGCGCCGAACGCGGCGAGAAGGGTCTCGCATTCATTGCCAGCGCGGCGAAATGCTTTGCCTCCGACGTCGCCATGGAGGTCACTACCGATGCAGTGCAGCTCTTCGGTGGTGCGGGCTACACCCGTGACTTCCCGGTGGAACGCATGATGCGCGACGCCAAGATCACCCAGATCTACGAGGGCACCAATCAGATCCAGCGCGTCGTCATGGCCCGGTCGCTTCTGCGCTGA
- a CDS encoding fatty acid desaturase family protein gives MAIKELAEYSHLSDADIESLGRELDIIRRDIEESLGSRDARYILRTIAAQRILDAAGRYMIFASRGKAGWLAGTAALAVAKVIENMEISHNVLHGQWDWMNDPEIHSTTWEWDMPGPSVQWKYAHNVVHHKYTNIVGMDEDVGFGIIRVTRDQEWKPIHLLQPFQNFLLAAGFEWGIALHDLQFDGRKPSPEDIATFRRKIVRQVGKDYVFFPALSGRRWKHTLAANATANLARNVWAHLVISCGHFPDGAEKFVLSDLENETQAEWYLRQMLGSANFDAGPAMAFMSGNLCYQIEHHLFPDLPSNRAAEIAVRVRQLCEKYDLPYTTGSLMKQALLVQRTVFKLALPDSLLRATSDDAPETASELRFKAIQALEWVATDPATGRRRGLRTAIAELKEQRKRMMAELKAQRARIKRERRQRKAGTPVTA, from the coding sequence ATGGCTATCAAAGAACTCGCTGAGTATTCACATCTCAGCGACGCGGATATCGAGTCGCTCGGCCGCGAACTCGACATCATCCGCCGCGACATCGAGGAATCGCTCGGTTCCCGTGACGCGCGCTATATTCTCCGGACTATCGCTGCGCAGCGGATACTCGATGCTGCGGGCCGGTACATGATTTTCGCGAGTCGCGGCAAAGCTGGCTGGCTCGCGGGGACAGCAGCCCTCGCGGTGGCGAAGGTCATCGAAAATATGGAGATCAGCCACAACGTGCTGCACGGACAGTGGGACTGGATGAACGATCCAGAAATCCACTCCACCACCTGGGAATGGGACATGCCAGGGCCGTCAGTCCAGTGGAAATACGCGCATAACGTCGTTCACCACAAGTACACGAACATCGTCGGCATGGACGAGGACGTGGGATTCGGCATCATCCGGGTCACCCGTGATCAGGAGTGGAAACCGATCCACCTTCTCCAGCCGTTCCAGAATTTCCTTCTGGCTGCGGGGTTCGAGTGGGGCATTGCCTTGCACGATCTGCAGTTTGACGGTCGGAAACCGTCGCCCGAAGACATCGCTACCTTCCGCCGGAAAATAGTGCGCCAAGTGGGAAAGGATTATGTGTTCTTCCCAGCGCTGAGTGGCCGTCGCTGGAAGCACACTCTCGCCGCCAACGCGACCGCGAACCTCGCCCGGAATGTCTGGGCGCACCTAGTGATCTCCTGCGGCCATTTCCCTGACGGAGCGGAAAAATTCGTCCTCTCGGATCTAGAGAACGAGACGCAGGCGGAGTGGTATCTCCGGCAGATGCTAGGAAGCGCGAACTTCGACGCTGGTCCCGCGATGGCGTTCATGAGCGGGAACCTCTGTTATCAGATCGAGCACCACCTTTTTCCTGATCTTCCTAGTAACAGGGCGGCAGAGATCGCCGTACGAGTGCGGCAGCTGTGTGAAAAATACGACCTGCCTTACACGACAGGCTCGCTGATGAAGCAGGCGCTGCTGGTTCAGCGGACCGTCTTCAAACTCGCGCTCCCCGACAGCCTGCTGCGCGCCACGTCCGACGATGCGCCAGAGACCGCGTCGGAACTGAGGTTCAAGGCAATTCAGGCTCTCGAATGGGTTGCGACAGACCCAGCGACAGGCCGCCGCCGGGGGCTGCGCACCGCGATCGCGGAGTTGAAAGAGCAGCGTAAACGCATGATGGCGGAACTCAAAGCGCAGCGTGCGCGCATCAAGCGAGAAAGGCGTCAGCGGAAAGCGGGAACTCCCGTCACCGCCTGA
- a CDS encoding thiamine-phosphate kinase yields MIAESREDLPAPPDGARAEDATVRDTGEFGVIRRITAGREQPAATLIGPGDDAAVVSLTHGTVVASVDMLVEGRHFRTDWSSPHDIGRKSIAQNAADMAAMGARPLTFLVGLGCPADTPLAVTDALNEGLWEEASAAGAGIGGGDLVQSPHITVSVTALGDLDGRRAVLRSGARPGDLIAMAGETGYSAAGLELLTRGIAPADAATRECVAIHRVPRPPYREGVSAAEAGAHAMIDTSDGLLSDLGHIARASGVRINIDTAALGCPEPVRAVAAICGTDAMSWVLDGGEDHALVAAFAPESAVPKNWRLIGSVSEGKGVTVDHTSRSAGGWTSW; encoded by the coding sequence GTGATTGCTGAGTCGCGTGAGGATCTCCCTGCTCCGCCAGACGGCGCTCGAGCCGAAGACGCAACTGTCCGTGACACCGGGGAGTTCGGCGTCATCCGGCGCATCACCGCAGGCAGGGAACAGCCAGCGGCCACACTTATCGGCCCCGGCGATGATGCCGCCGTGGTGTCTCTCACACACGGCACTGTGGTCGCATCAGTGGACATGCTCGTTGAAGGGCGGCATTTCCGGACCGACTGGTCCTCGCCCCATGACATTGGACGCAAATCAATAGCGCAAAACGCCGCCGACATGGCCGCGATGGGTGCGCGCCCTCTCACGTTCCTCGTTGGTCTTGGTTGTCCCGCGGACACCCCGCTGGCAGTGACCGACGCGCTGAACGAAGGGCTGTGGGAGGAGGCGTCCGCGGCGGGCGCGGGAATCGGCGGGGGAGATCTCGTTCAATCGCCGCACATCACAGTATCCGTGACTGCCCTCGGTGATCTGGACGGCCGCAGGGCGGTTCTGCGCAGTGGCGCGCGTCCCGGCGATCTCATTGCCATGGCTGGGGAGACTGGCTATTCGGCTGCTGGCCTTGAACTCCTGACTCGCGGGATCGCCCCCGCCGATGCGGCGACACGCGAGTGCGTCGCGATCCACCGAGTACCGCGGCCGCCCTACCGCGAGGGCGTCTCTGCCGCCGAGGCAGGTGCTCACGCAATGATCGATACCTCAGACGGCCTACTGTCAGATCTGGGCCATATCGCGCGGGCTTCGGGTGTGCGGATCAATATTGACACTGCGGCGCTGGGATGTCCGGAACCGGTGCGTGCCGTCGCCGCAATATGCGGAACTGACGCGATGTCCTGGGTACTGGACGGTGGCGAAGATCATGCTCTCGTCGCAGCCTTCGCACCGGAAAGTGCGGTACCCAAGAATTGGCGCCTCATTGGGTCGGTATCCGAGGGGAAAGGTGTCACAGTGGACCACACCTCGCGTTCAGCCGGCGGTTGGACGAGTTGGTAG
- a CDS encoding DUF3515 domain-containing protein: MSETKPERRSPALIATAIALPLALITGLIVAAVVMQRDLEAEPAILAEFPAPGADSDECVTLLDQLPDELGSLERAEIVDPAPAATAAWREPGLLDDPVVLRCGLERPLEFDQAAALQLVNEVQWFEVSGAEMGLDSSTWYAVDRGEYVALTLPTGTGPTPVQIISEVISEHLPQQELDPAPIG, from the coding sequence GTGAGCGAGACCAAGCCGGAACGCCGTTCCCCTGCTCTTATCGCGACCGCGATTGCCCTGCCGCTAGCTTTGATCACCGGACTCATCGTCGCTGCAGTTGTGATGCAGCGCGACCTTGAAGCGGAGCCGGCAATCCTCGCCGAGTTCCCCGCGCCTGGTGCCGATTCGGACGAGTGCGTCACGCTGCTCGATCAGCTGCCAGATGAACTCGGAAGTCTGGAGCGCGCGGAGATCGTCGATCCAGCACCGGCCGCTACGGCGGCCTGGCGGGAGCCAGGCTTGCTCGACGACCCTGTTGTCCTGCGCTGTGGCCTTGAGCGTCCCTTGGAGTTTGACCAGGCCGCGGCGCTGCAGCTCGTGAATGAAGTGCAGTGGTTCGAGGTGTCCGGTGCGGAAATGGGGCTCGATTCAAGCACCTGGTACGCCGTCGACCGGGGCGAGTACGTCGCTCTGACGCTGCCGACCGGTACTGGCCCGACGCCTGTTCAGATCATTTCAGAGGTCATCAGCGAGCATCTCCCCCAGCAGGAACTCGACCCCGCACCGATCGGCTGA
- a CDS encoding D-alanine--D-alanine ligase family protein yields MTSERIRVAVVFGGRSSEHSVSCVSAGSVLRHIDRDRFDVVPIGITPDGAWVNGGTDPDELVITAGSLPEVSADGGELALSASPARRGAVISLDGDQAGGEFAAVDVVFPVLHGPYGEDGTIQGLLELAGVPYVGAGVLASAGGMDKEFTKKLLAAEGLPVGRQVVLRPGVKTLTDEQRGYLGLPAFVKPARGGSSIGISRITTWDDLDAAVDEARRYDPKVIIEAGVVGREVECGVLEFPDGRVEASVVAEIRLPDTHGGDAAGGAFYDFETKYINDVTEFDVPANLDDAMTREIQRLSVAAFTALDCQGIARVDFFITDDGPLINEVNTMPGFTSISLYPRVWAVSGIEYQELISTLIDTAIARGIGLR; encoded by the coding sequence GTGACGAGTGAACGAATCCGCGTAGCCGTAGTGTTCGGTGGCCGCAGCAGTGAGCATTCCGTTTCTTGTGTATCAGCGGGAAGTGTTTTGCGCCATATCGATCGGGATCGTTTCGATGTTGTTCCAATCGGAATCACTCCGGACGGCGCCTGGGTGAACGGCGGCACCGACCCTGACGAACTCGTCATCACAGCGGGCTCGCTGCCCGAGGTTTCCGCGGATGGCGGCGAGCTTGCGTTGTCGGCGTCGCCGGCCCGGCGCGGAGCGGTCATCTCGCTCGACGGAGACCAGGCTGGTGGTGAGTTCGCTGCGGTTGACGTGGTTTTCCCGGTCCTGCACGGTCCTTACGGCGAGGACGGCACTATTCAGGGTTTGCTGGAGCTAGCGGGCGTCCCCTACGTGGGGGCGGGCGTTCTCGCGAGCGCGGGCGGGATGGACAAGGAATTCACCAAGAAGCTCCTTGCTGCCGAAGGCCTTCCGGTAGGGCGCCAGGTCGTATTGCGACCAGGGGTCAAGACGCTCACCGATGAACAGCGTGGCTACTTGGGCCTGCCAGCTTTCGTCAAGCCCGCGCGCGGTGGTTCGTCCATCGGCATCTCGCGAATCACGACGTGGGACGATCTCGACGCTGCCGTAGATGAGGCGCGCCGCTACGACCCCAAGGTGATCATCGAGGCGGGCGTCGTCGGGCGAGAAGTCGAATGTGGAGTGCTCGAGTTCCCGGATGGCAGGGTCGAAGCAAGCGTCGTCGCGGAGATCAGACTGCCCGACACCCACGGTGGTGACGCTGCTGGCGGGGCGTTCTATGACTTCGAAACGAAGTACATCAACGACGTCACCGAATTCGACGTTCCAGCGAATCTCGACGACGCGATGACCAGGGAGATCCAGCGCCTCAGCGTTGCTGCATTCACCGCTCTTGACTGTCAGGGCATTGCGCGTGTCGATTTCTTCATCACCGATGACGGTCCGCTCATCAACGAAGTCAACACGATGCCCGGGTTTACGTCGATCTCGCTTTACCCGCGTGTCTGGGCAGTATCAGGTATCGAGTACCAGGAGCTGATTTCAACCCTGATCGACACCGCGATTGCCCGGGGTATTGGTCTGCGATAG